A stretch of Neisseria subflava DNA encodes these proteins:
- a CDS encoding group II truncated hemoglobin — protein MYQSFGGATGIRTLTDRFYDLMELEPQYQALRQMHGEDMTLIREKLYEFFSGWLGGPPLFEQKYGHPMLRARHMPFAVNMQVRDEWVACFAQAMNELEISKDLAEPVLIRIFAMADWMRNQNEEGVEPPMPPMAVDPTIRIPELKNVLKQYGVDGYFEA, from the coding sequence ATGTACCAATCTTTTGGCGGCGCAACCGGCATCCGCACCCTGACCGACCGTTTCTACGACTTGATGGAACTCGAGCCGCAATACCAAGCCTTGCGCCAAATGCACGGCGAAGACATGACGCTGATTCGCGAAAAACTCTACGAATTTTTCAGCGGCTGGCTAGGCGGCCCACCCTTGTTCGAGCAGAAATACGGCCATCCCATGCTGCGGGCGCGCCACATGCCCTTTGCCGTGAATATGCAGGTACGCGACGAATGGGTCGCCTGCTTCGCCCAAGCCATGAACGAACTGGAAATCAGCAAAGACCTCGCCGAGCCAGTCCTCATCCGTATTTTTGCGATGGCGGACTGGATGCGCAACCAAAACGAAGAAGGCGTAGAACCGCCCATGCCGCCGATGGCGGTCGATCCCACCATCCGCATCCCCGAACTGAAAAACGTCTTAAAGCAATACGGCGTGGACGGTTATTTTGAAGCATAA
- a CDS encoding DUF4760 domain-containing protein — protein MQITETLALADLTAVISITIAAIVAITGYRNTKHSARQTFDNFTLRFIETENADPHLYNARQWLGQAAMQSDTDLADYADIAAYFKKHGLSGNLSIRSRADGGIESYTVSQNPAAQNLLHGYLQGSHSLTTLVEARNTAAEALLHGLLEENAYRLVRCRAFLHDYARIQNFIRAKQKHDAGYAQAFCELVRQWGADSEGGMK, from the coding sequence ATGCAGATTACCGAAACTCTAGCCCTTGCCGATTTGACCGCCGTCATTTCCATCACCATCGCCGCCATCGTCGCCATAACCGGCTACCGCAACACCAAACATTCCGCCCGTCAGACTTTCGACAACTTCACCCTGCGCTTTATCGAAACCGAAAACGCCGACCCGCACCTGTACAACGCACGACAGTGGCTCGGGCAGGCGGCAATGCAGTCCGATACCGATTTGGCCGATTATGCTGACATTGCCGCATATTTCAAAAAACACGGACTTTCAGGTAACCTCAGCATCCGCAGTCGCGCCGACGGCGGCATAGAAAGCTATACCGTTTCCCAAAATCCCGCTGCACAAAACCTGCTGCACGGCTACCTGCAAGGCAGTCACAGCCTCACAACCCTCGTCGAAGCGCGCAACACCGCCGCCGAAGCCCTGTTGCACGGACTCCTCGAAGAAAACGCCTACCGTCTTGTCCGCTGTCGCGCCTTCCTGCACGACTACGCCCGCATCCAAAACTTTATCCGTGCCAAACAAAAACACGACGCAGGATACGCGCAGGCGTTTTGCGAACTGGTACGTCAGTGGGGAGCGGATTCCGAGGGGGGAATGAAATAG
- the murD gene encoding UDP-N-acetylmuramoyl-L-alanine--D-glutamate ligase, whose protein sequence is MTFQNKKILVAGLGGTGISMIAYLRKNGAEVAAYDAELKAERVSQIGKMFDGLVFYTGHLKDALNNGFDILALSPGISERQPDIEAFKQNGGRVLGDIELLADIVNRRGDKVIAITGSNGKTTVTSLVGYLCIKCGLDTVIAGNIGTPVLEAELQREGKKADVWVLELSSFQLENTESLRPTAATVLNISEDHLDRYDDLLDYAHTKDKIFRGDGVQVLNADDVFCHAMKRAGREVKWFSLEHKADFWLERETGHLKQGNEDLIATQDIPLQGLHNAANVMAVVALCEAIGLPRDELLEHVKTFQGLPHRVEKIGEKNGVVFIDDSKGTNVGATAAAIAGLQNPLFVILGGMGKGQDFTPLRDTLAGKAKGVFLIGVDAPQIRRDLDGCGLNMTDCATLEEAVQTAYAQAEAGDIVLLSPACASFDMFKGYAHRSEVFIEAFKAL, encoded by the coding sequence ATGACTTTTCAAAATAAAAAAATCCTCGTTGCCGGGCTTGGTGGTACGGGTATTTCCATGATTGCCTATCTGCGCAAAAACGGTGCGGAGGTGGCTGCGTATGATGCGGAGCTGAAAGCTGAGCGCGTGTCGCAAATCGGTAAGATGTTTGACGGGCTGGTGTTTTACACGGGCCATCTGAAAGATGCGCTGAACAACGGTTTCGATATTTTGGCGCTCAGTCCCGGCATCAGCGAGCGGCAGCCGGATATTGAGGCGTTCAAGCAAAACGGCGGGCGCGTGTTGGGCGACATCGAATTGCTGGCGGATATTGTGAACCGCCGCGGCGACAAGGTGATTGCGATCACGGGTAGCAACGGCAAAACCACGGTAACGAGCTTGGTCGGCTATCTCTGCATCAAGTGCGGGCTGGATACTGTCATCGCGGGCAATATCGGCACGCCGGTTTTGGAAGCGGAATTGCAGCGCGAAGGCAAAAAGGCGGACGTGTGGGTGTTGGAGCTTTCCAGCTTCCAACTCGAAAACACTGAAAGCCTGCGCCCGACTGCGGCGACGGTGCTGAACATTTCCGAAGACCATCTCGACCGCTACGACGACTTGCTCGATTACGCGCATACCAAGGATAAGATTTTCCGTGGCGATGGCGTGCAGGTTTTGAATGCGGACGATGTGTTCTGCCACGCCATGAAACGCGCCGGGCGCGAGGTGAAATGGTTTTCGTTGGAACATAAAGCCGATTTTTGGTTGGAGCGCGAGACAGGCCACCTGAAACAAGGTAATGAAGATTTGATTGCTACGCAAGACATTCCGCTGCAAGGCTTGCACAACGCTGCCAACGTCATGGCTGTCGTTGCTTTGTGTGAGGCCATTGGCTTGCCACGAGACGAGTTGCTCGAACACGTCAAAACCTTCCAAGGCCTGCCGCACCGCGTGGAAAAAATCGGCGAGAAAAACGGCGTGGTGTTCATCGACGACAGCAAAGGCACGAACGTCGGCGCGACCGCCGCCGCGATTGCCGGTTTGCAAAATCCGCTCTTCGTGATTTTGGGCGGTATGGGCAAAGGGCAGGACTTCACGCCCCTGCGCGACACGCTTGCCGGCAAGGCAAAAGGCGTGTTCCTGATCGGCGTCGATGCGCCGCAAATCCGCCGCGATTTGGACGGCTGCGGTCTGAATATGACCGACTGCGCCACTTTGGAAGAAGCGGTTCAGACGGCATACGCCCAAGCCGAAGCGGGTGATATCGTGTTGCTCAGCCCAGCTTGTGCGAGCTTTGATATGTTTAAAGGCTATGCGCACCGTTCGGAAGTGTTTATTGAAGCGTTTAAGGCTTTGTAA
- a CDS encoding L,D-transpeptidase family protein, translating to MKVGLKIGVAAAVLLAVAASVFWFVAPIRSTTTVTTPSEAPLPENAVIDRLVVYKSKRTMSAYSQGKLLKIYPISLGKQPVGHKQFEGDGKTPEGKYRINERNPNSGYHKNLGVSYPNEADKAYAAAQGKSPGGLIKIHGMKNGWGFIGKKHLQKDWTNGCIAVTDEEIDELYRSVKHNAEIEILP from the coding sequence ATGAAAGTCGGGTTGAAAATCGGCGTGGCGGCAGCTGTGCTTTTGGCTGTCGCCGCTTCGGTGTTTTGGTTTGTCGCGCCGATTCGTTCCACGACAACTGTTACCACGCCAAGCGAAGCGCCGTTGCCTGAAAATGCGGTTATCGACAGATTGGTCGTGTATAAAAGCAAACGCACCATGTCGGCGTACTCGCAAGGCAAGTTGCTGAAAATCTATCCCATTTCGTTGGGCAAGCAACCGGTCGGGCATAAACAGTTTGAAGGCGACGGCAAAACGCCCGAAGGGAAGTACCGCATCAATGAACGTAATCCCAACAGCGGCTATCATAAAAACCTCGGCGTTTCCTACCCCAACGAAGCCGACAAAGCCTACGCGGCGGCACAAGGCAAAAGTCCGGGCGGGCTGATTAAAATCCACGGCATGAAAAACGGCTGGGGTTTTATCGGCAAAAAACACCTGCAAAAAGACTGGACCAACGGCTGCATCGCGGTAACGGACGAGGAAATCGACGAACTCTACCGCAGCGTGAAACACAATGCGGAAATTGAGATTCTGCCGTAA
- a CDS encoding amidase: protein MNFQDYIRYDAVGLAELIRKKEVSADEVLQAALNRLDEVNPKLNLLAHDLRERAAAWQGSSENADTPLAGVPFLLKDLLADWEGAPTWSGSRMMQHYIAKQNSDLTQAYLDAGLRVFGKTTTPEWGAYPVTEIEIYGITRNPWHLDYTAGGSSGGAAAAVASGVVPAAHGSDGGGSIRLPAHNCGVFGLKPTRGRSSYAPNASEAWQGLVCDHVLTRSVRDSAVLLDIAAKTQARALYACPPPPENGFADRLKQETGRLKIAFWKQTWFGGGNDEGTEAAFAHSLKLMQNAGHELEEATPDFAPPEQLNRATRIIVMGETAKLFYQYQYETGQKLPHRLLEPTTWAMIVQGRQISAGEMAWARDVMLAQERAAKAFFTRYDVLMTPVCPRTTPKIGEMMPPPAAQKAMRLLFGTLRLGFLLKNNPFLEKEAAAALQYVGYTSPLNMSGNPAMSVPLYRHNGLPIGTQFAAAHGREDTLLSLAAQLEQIQPWAEIPQLA from the coding sequence ATGAATTTTCAAGACTACATCCGTTACGATGCCGTCGGTTTGGCAGAGCTGATCCGCAAAAAAGAAGTGTCCGCTGATGAAGTGTTGCAGGCTGCTTTAAACCGCTTGGACGAAGTCAATCCCAAGCTCAATCTGTTGGCGCACGATTTGCGCGAACGCGCGGCGGCGTGGCAGGGGTCGTCTGAAAATGCCGATACGCCGCTGGCGGGCGTGCCGTTTTTGCTCAAAGACCTGCTGGCGGATTGGGAAGGCGCGCCGACATGGTCGGGTTCGCGCATGATGCAGCATTACATTGCTAAGCAAAACAGCGATTTGACCCAAGCCTATCTCGATGCGGGGCTGCGCGTGTTCGGCAAAACCACCACGCCCGAATGGGGCGCGTATCCCGTTACCGAAATAGAAATTTACGGCATCACGCGCAATCCGTGGCATTTGGATTACACCGCTGGCGGCAGCAGCGGAGGCGCGGCGGCGGCAGTGGCTTCGGGCGTCGTCCCCGCAGCGCACGGCAGCGACGGCGGCGGCTCCATCCGCTTACCCGCGCACAACTGCGGCGTGTTCGGGCTGAAACCCACGCGCGGCCGCAGCAGTTACGCGCCGAACGCATCGGAGGCATGGCAAGGTTTGGTATGCGACCATGTGTTGACCCGCAGCGTGCGCGACAGCGCGGTTTTGCTGGACATCGCCGCCAAAACCCAAGCCCGCGCCCTGTATGCCTGCCCGCCGCCGCCCGAAAACGGTTTTGCAGACAGACTGAAACAAGAAACAGGTCGTCTGAAAATCGCTTTTTGGAAACAGACATGGTTTGGCGGCGGCAACGACGAAGGCACGGAAGCCGCGTTCGCCCATAGTTTGAAACTGATGCAAAACGCGGGACACGAATTGGAAGAAGCCACCCCCGATTTTGCGCCGCCCGAACAATTAAACCGCGCCACCCGCATCATCGTCATGGGCGAAACGGCAAAACTGTTCTACCAATATCAATACGAAACCGGACAAAAACTGCCGCACCGCCTGCTTGAGCCGACAACGTGGGCAATGATTGTGCAGGGGCGGCAAATCAGCGCGGGCGAAATGGCTTGGGCGCGCGACGTGATGTTGGCGCAGGAACGTGCCGCCAAAGCATTTTTTACGCGCTACGACGTGTTGATGACGCCCGTCTGCCCGCGCACCACGCCGAAAATCGGCGAGATGATGCCGCCACCCGCCGCGCAAAAAGCCATGCGCCTGCTGTTTGGCACGCTGCGCTTGGGTTTTCTGTTGAAAAACAACCCGTTTTTAGAAAAAGAAGCCGCCGCCGCGCTGCAATACGTCGGTTATACGTCGCCGCTGAACATGAGCGGCAACCCCGCCATGAGCGTGCCGCTTTACCGGCATAACGGGCTGCCCATCGGTACTCAGTTTGCCGCCGCTCACGGACGCGAAGACACGCTGCTTAGCCTCGCCGCGCAGTTGGAACAGATACAGCCGTGGGCGGAAATACCGCAGTTGGCTTAG
- a CDS encoding FtsW/RodA/SpoVE family cell cycle protein: MISLSKMLDRPIARDGRKFDVSLLWMVVLMTVFSLIMIYSASIAYAASEGGSQFSFVSKQAMFILFTVAICLPLFLLKMSFWRRIIPFYFAVSGLLLLLVLFVGREINGATRWIHIGPLNLQPTEFFKLATVLYLSSLFTRREEMLRDLDSLGWSSLFTGIGDLVCSPFKSEARVRVKERFRKFKTLILPIMLVAVGLVLIMGQPDFGSFVVIVVITMGMLFLAGFPWKYFAVLVATVVSGMGLLILAAPYRMARVAAFLDPWSDPLGKGYQLTHSLMAIARGGWFGEGLGASLEKRFYLPEAHTDFIFAVIGEEFGFVGMLVLVFCYGWLVWRAFSIGKQARDSGLMFSAYIANGIGIWIGIQSFFNIGVNIGILPTKGLTLPFMSYGGSAVFIMLVCVTLLLRIDYENRQKMRGYSVE; this comes from the coding sequence ATGATTAGTCTTTCCAAAATGCTTGACCGGCCGATTGCGCGCGATGGTCGGAAGTTTGATGTTTCTCTCTTGTGGATGGTCGTCTTAATGACGGTCTTCAGCCTGATTATGATTTATTCGGCTTCTATTGCGTATGCGGCATCTGAAGGGGGTAGCCAGTTTTCTTTTGTGTCTAAGCAGGCAATGTTTATCCTGTTTACGGTGGCCATATGCTTGCCGCTTTTCCTGCTGAAAATGAGCTTCTGGCGGCGGATTATTCCGTTTTATTTTGCTGTTTCGGGTTTGCTGTTGTTGCTGGTTTTGTTTGTCGGCCGCGAGATTAACGGCGCGACACGCTGGATTCATATCGGACCACTCAACTTGCAACCGACTGAATTTTTCAAATTGGCGACGGTCTTGTATTTGTCCAGCCTGTTTACGCGCCGTGAAGAAATGTTGCGCGATTTGGATTCTTTGGGTTGGTCGTCTTTGTTTACCGGTATTGGCGATTTGGTGTGCAGTCCTTTTAAAAGTGAAGCTCGGGTAAGGGTAAAGGAACGCTTCCGCAAGTTTAAGACCTTGATTCTGCCGATTATGTTGGTGGCGGTCGGTTTGGTTTTGATTATGGGTCAGCCGGACTTTGGCTCGTTTGTCGTGATTGTCGTGATTACCATGGGTATGCTGTTTTTGGCAGGCTTCCCATGGAAGTATTTTGCCGTATTGGTGGCGACCGTTGTGAGCGGTATGGGCTTGTTGATTTTAGCCGCGCCTTACCGTATGGCGCGTGTGGCGGCGTTTTTGGACCCTTGGAGCGACCCTTTGGGTAAAGGCTATCAGCTGACGCATTCCTTAATGGCGATTGCGCGCGGCGGCTGGTTTGGCGAGGGCTTGGGTGCGAGTTTGGAAAAACGTTTCTACCTGCCTGAAGCGCATACGGACTTTATTTTTGCCGTTATCGGCGAGGAATTTGGCTTTGTCGGGATGCTGGTTTTGGTGTTCTGCTACGGCTGGCTGGTGTGGCGTGCGTTTTCCATCGGCAAGCAGGCGCGTGATTCGGGCTTAATGTTCAGCGCGTACATTGCCAACGGTATCGGTATTTGGATTGGTATTCAAAGTTTCTTCAATATCGGTGTAAACATCGGTATCCTACCCACTAAAGGCCTGACTTTGCCGTTTATGTCTTACGGCGGTTCGGCTGTCTTTATCATGCTGGTGTGCGTTACTTTGTTATTGCGCATTGATTATGAAAACCGCCAAAAAATGCGCGGTTATTCGGTGGAGTAA
- the murG gene encoding undecaprenyldiphospho-muramoylpentapeptide beta-N-acetylglucosaminyltransferase: MSGKTFMLMAGGTGGHIFPALAVAESLQKRGHHVIWLGSQDSMEERIVPQYGIRLETLAIKGIRGNGVKRKLMLPFTLYKTVRAAQQIIKKHRVECVIGFGGFVTFPGGLAAKISGVPIVIHEQNAVAGLSNRQLSRWAKRVLYAFPKAFQHEGGLVGNPVRADIAALPVPEERFENRQGRLKVLVVGGSLGADVLNKTVPQALALLPEAARPQMYHQSGRNKLGNLQADYDALGVQAECVEFITDMVSAYRDADLVICRAGALTIAELTAAGLGALLVPYPHAVDDHQTANARFMVQAEAGLLLPQTQLTAEKLAEILGGLNREKCLKWAKNARTLALPHSADDVAEIAISCTE; the protein is encoded by the coding sequence ATGAGCGGTAAAACTTTTATGCTGATGGCCGGCGGTACGGGCGGTCATATTTTCCCTGCATTGGCGGTTGCCGAGTCGCTGCAAAAGCGCGGCCATCATGTGATTTGGCTGGGCAGTCAGGATTCGATGGAAGAGCGTATCGTGCCGCAATACGGCATACGCTTGGAAACGCTGGCCATTAAAGGCATCCGCGGCAACGGTGTTAAGCGCAAGCTGATGTTGCCGTTTACGCTGTATAAAACCGTCCGTGCGGCGCAGCAGATTATTAAGAAACACCGTGTCGAGTGTGTGATCGGTTTTGGCGGTTTCGTTACTTTCCCCGGCGGCTTGGCGGCAAAAATTTCCGGTGTGCCGATTGTGATTCACGAGCAAAACGCCGTAGCCGGTTTGTCCAACCGCCAACTGTCGCGTTGGGCAAAACGTGTTCTGTATGCTTTCCCCAAAGCCTTTCAACATGAAGGCGGATTGGTGGGTAACCCTGTCCGTGCCGATATTGCGGCATTGCCTGTTCCTGAAGAACGCTTTGAAAACCGCCAGGGCCGTCTGAAAGTTTTGGTGGTGGGCGGCAGTTTGGGTGCAGATGTGTTGAACAAAACCGTTCCGCAAGCTTTGGCATTGTTGCCTGAGGCTGCCCGTCCGCAAATGTATCATCAGTCCGGCCGCAATAAATTGGGCAACCTGCAGGCGGATTACGATGCGTTGGGTGTGCAAGCTGAGTGCGTCGAATTTATTACCGATATGGTATCCGCCTACCGCGATGCCGATTTGGTGATTTGTCGTGCCGGCGCGCTGACGATTGCCGAGCTGACGGCTGCCGGTTTGGGTGCATTGTTGGTGCCGTATCCGCACGCAGTGGACGACCATCAAACAGCTAATGCGCGCTTTATGGTGCAGGCCGAAGCTGGTTTGCTGTTGCCGCAAACTCAACTGACGGCAGAAAAACTAGCCGAAATCCTTGGTGGATTGAACCGTGAAAAATGCCTGAAATGGGCGAAAAATGCCCGTACCTTGGCGTTGCCGCACAGTGCGGACGATGTGGCGGAAATTGCCATATCCTGTACTGAATAA
- the murC gene encoding UDP-N-acetylmuramate--L-alanine ligase — translation MMKNRVTNIHFVGIGGVGMSGIAEVLHNLGFKVSGSDQARNAVTEHLSALGIQVYPGHTAEHVNGADVVVTSTAVKKDNPEVVAALEQQIPVIPRALMLAELMRFRDGIAIAGTHGKTTTTSLTASILGAAGLDPTFVIGGKLNAAGTNARLGKGEYIVAEADESDASFLYLTPIMSVVTNIDEDHMDTYGHSVEKLHQAFVDFIHRMPFYGKAFLCIDSEHVRAILPKVSKPYATYGLDDTADIYATDIENIGAQMKFTVHVQMKGHEQEPFEVVLNMPGRHNVLNALAAIGVALEVGASVEAIQKGLLGFEGVGRRFQKYGDIKLPNGGTALLVDDYGHHPVEMAATLSAARGAYPEKRLVLAFQPHRYTRTRDLFEDFTKVLNTVDALVLTEVYAAGEEPIAAADSRALARAIRVLGKLEPIYCENVADLPQMLLNVLQDGDVVLNMGAGSINRVPSALVELSKQS, via the coding sequence ATGATGAAAAATCGAGTTACCAACATCCATTTTGTCGGAATCGGCGGTGTCGGCATGAGCGGTATTGCCGAAGTTTTACACAATTTGGGCTTTAAAGTTTCCGGTTCGGATCAGGCGCGTAACGCCGTTACTGAGCATTTGAGCGCTCTCGGCATCCAAGTTTACCCCGGCCATACTGCCGAACATGTCAACGGTGCCGATGTGGTTGTTACCTCTACTGCCGTTAAAAAAGACAATCCTGAAGTTGTTGCCGCGTTGGAGCAGCAGATTCCCGTGATTCCGCGCGCGCTGATGTTGGCAGAATTGATGCGCTTCCGTGACGGCATCGCCATTGCCGGTACGCACGGCAAAACCACGACAACCAGCCTGACCGCTTCTATTCTCGGCGCAGCAGGTCTTGACCCTACTTTTGTTATCGGTGGCAAGCTCAATGCCGCAGGTACCAACGCCCGTTTGGGTAAAGGCGAATACATCGTCGCAGAAGCCGACGAATCCGATGCTTCTTTCCTGTACCTGACCCCGATTATGTCCGTTGTGACCAATATCGACGAAGACCACATGGACACTTACGGCCACAGCGTTGAGAAACTGCATCAGGCATTTGTCGATTTCATCCACCGTATGCCGTTCTACGGCAAAGCGTTTTTGTGTATCGACAGCGAACACGTCCGCGCGATTTTGCCCAAAGTGAGCAAACCTTATGCTACTTACGGCTTGGACGATACTGCCGATATCTACGCAACCGATATTGAAAACATCGGCGCGCAAATGAAATTTACCGTTCATGTTCAAATGAAAGGACATGAGCAAGAGCCGTTTGAGGTTGTTTTGAATATGCCAGGCCGCCACAACGTCCTCAATGCGTTGGCGGCTATTGGCGTTGCGCTGGAAGTTGGCGCATCGGTTGAAGCGATCCAAAAAGGCTTGCTTGGCTTTGAAGGCGTCGGCCGCCGCTTCCAAAAATATGGCGACATCAAATTGCCAAACGGCGGAACCGCTTTGCTGGTGGACGATTATGGCCACCATCCTGTCGAAATGGCGGCAACCCTTTCCGCCGCGCGCGGTGCATACCCTGAAAAACGCTTGGTCTTGGCTTTCCAACCACACCGCTATACCCGTACACGCGATTTGTTTGAAGACTTTACTAAAGTCCTCAATACCGTTGATGCGCTGGTGTTGACCGAAGTTTATGCCGCAGGCGAAGAGCCGATTGCCGCAGCCGATTCCCGCGCCTTGGCGCGCGCCATCCGCGTATTGGGCAAACTTGAGCCTATTTACTGCGAAAATGTTGCCGACCTGCCGCAAATGCTGCTGAATGTTTTGCAAGACGGCGATGTAGTTCTGAATATGGGTGCCGGCAGCATCAACCGCGTTCCGTCTGCATTGGTGGAATTGTCGAAACAATCATAA
- a CDS encoding D-alanine--D-alanine ligase, translated as MQNFGKVAVLMGGFSSEREVSLDSGAAILAALKSKGVDAHAFDPKETPLSELKTQGFQTAFNILHGTFGEDGAIQGALELMGIPYTGSGVAASALGMDKYRCKLIWQALGLPVPEFSVLHDDSDFNAVEEKLGLPMFVKPAAEGSSVGVVKVKEKGRLKSVYEELKHLQGEIIAERFIGGGEYSCPVLNGKGLPSIHIIPATEFYDYEAKYNRDDTVYQCPSEDLSEAEENLMRELAVRGAQAIGAEGCSRVDFLKDTDGKLYLLEINTLPGMTSHSLVPKSAGHTGVDFADLCIEILKTAHVG; from the coding sequence ATGCAGAATTTTGGCAAAGTGGCCGTGTTGATGGGTGGCTTCTCCAGCGAGCGCGAAGTTTCGCTGGATAGCGGCGCTGCTATTTTGGCTGCCTTGAAAAGCAAAGGGGTCGATGCCCATGCGTTCGACCCCAAAGAAACCCCGTTGTCTGAGTTGAAAACACAAGGTTTTCAGACGGCCTTCAATATTCTGCACGGCACTTTCGGCGAAGATGGCGCGATTCAAGGCGCGTTGGAACTGATGGGTATTCCTTACACCGGCAGCGGCGTGGCCGCTTCTGCGCTGGGTATGGATAAATACCGCTGCAAACTAATTTGGCAGGCCTTGGGTTTGCCTGTTCCTGAATTTTCCGTATTGCATGATGACAGCGACTTTAATGCTGTTGAAGAGAAATTGGGCTTGCCGATGTTTGTGAAACCTGCAGCTGAAGGCAGCAGCGTGGGTGTGGTAAAAGTAAAGGAAAAAGGCCGTCTGAAAAGTGTTTACGAAGAATTGAAACACTTGCAGGGCGAAATCATTGCCGAACGCTTTATCGGCGGCGGCGAGTATTCTTGCCCGGTATTGAACGGCAAAGGTCTGCCGAGCATTCATATTATTCCGGCTACTGAGTTTTACGACTACGAAGCCAAATACAACCGCGATGATACGGTTTATCAATGCCCGTCGGAAGATTTGAGCGAGGCGGAGGAAAACCTGATGCGCGAACTCGCCGTGCGTGGCGCGCAGGCGATTGGTGCGGAAGGTTGTTCGCGCGTGGACTTTCTGAAAGATACGGACGGTAAACTGTATCTCTTGGAAATCAATACCTTGCCCGGTATGACCAGCCACAGTTTGGTGCCAAAATCTGCAGGCCATACCGGCGTAGATTTTGCTGATTTATGTATTGAGATTTTGAAGACCGCTCATGTGGGATGA
- a CDS encoding cell division protein FtsQ/DivIB produces MWDDAGALGRLTRRLLVLMTFLLIGSGIAWLYNSKYFPVKQIAIQGKLKYASSKELQTVAREHIRGNMFRADIDSAQAAFQELPWIDSAMVRRRFPETVEIILTERVPVAHWRAGGLVDSKGNVFAASLKQDLPIFEGQQGTGKDMVKHYADFSGILSPLKLTIKELIYTPRSAWLLVLNNGITVRLGRENEIKRLQQFAQIWPSLLRKKQSHIEYVDMRYKDGFSVRYRPSENPSDSE; encoded by the coding sequence ATGTGGGATGATGCAGGCGCACTGGGTCGGTTGACCCGCCGGCTATTGGTGCTGATGACCTTTCTGCTGATAGGTTCGGGCATAGCTTGGCTTTACAATTCCAAATATTTCCCTGTGAAACAGATTGCCATTCAGGGCAAGCTGAAATATGCTTCCAGCAAAGAATTGCAAACCGTTGCACGAGAGCATATCAGGGGTAATATGTTCCGCGCCGATATTGATTCGGCGCAGGCCGCTTTTCAGGAGTTGCCTTGGATTGACTCGGCAATGGTACGCCGCCGTTTTCCGGAAACCGTGGAAATTATCCTAACCGAGCGCGTGCCGGTTGCACACTGGCGCGCTGGCGGCCTGGTGGACAGTAAGGGCAATGTGTTTGCCGCAAGCCTGAAACAGGACCTGCCTATATTTGAAGGGCAGCAGGGGACAGGCAAAGACATGGTCAAACATTATGCGGACTTTTCCGGTATTTTGAGTCCGTTGAAACTGACCATCAAAGAATTGATCTACACGCCGCGTTCGGCATGGCTGCTTGTATTGAACAACGGCATTACCGTGCGCTTGGGGCGTGAAAACGAAATCAAACGTTTGCAGCAGTTTGCCCAGATTTGGCCATCGCTGCTGCGTAAAAAACAAAGTCATATCGAGTATGTCGATATGCGTTATAAGGATGGTTTTTCAGTCCGTTACAGGCCGTCTGAAAACCCTTCCGACAGTGAATAG